ATAATTATGCCTTTTCAGTCATTTTGTCATGAACATTTTATATACTTAACCTAAGTAGATACATTCATGTTCTGATTAATACTATCCCATCTTTCTATATAATTCTTTCAGtacttttttccttaataaaaataaatttatatctgCTTTTCCCCCCTCTTAGAATCATCCCTCCCTATTCTATGGgcctttctttttcactataagagCATTCTAAGCCAGTTAAATTGCTTTATATCATTCCAATGGTTTTATTCAATCAGTATCTGCATACCTTTAAAGTGGTGCAGCACCCACACTCATGAGTAAGAGCCAGTCTCTGCTCTCCAGAAACTTATATCCTGGTGGTACAGTCATTCTACCATAAGCTATATGTGCATTTTCTTGATGGATTCTTTTCCtgtaccttcttttttttttttttcatcctgctTCTTAATTCTTAAATGTTAGTATTTCCCAGGATTCCATCCTTGGCCTTTTCTTATTCTGCATGGCCCATGCCATCCATCTCCACTCTTTCACAGCTATCTCATACATCATCTTCTCTCTTGAGTTCTAACTCTCTTTTCAGTAGACTAGAACACTTGATTTCAGATGACTACAGGTATCTCCAACTCAGAGTTTCCAAAACCAAATTTATTATCCCCCAGAATGTACTCCTTTCTTGGTACTCATCCTGGCCATCCAATCTAGAACCATCAAAATCTTTTGTTCTCCCTCACTTCTATGCCCATGGACTCTCAGTTTCACCTCACTTTTTGTTCCGAGTGTACCTTCCTGGCTTTGGACATCATTTTTTCCTTGGAGTAGGGTTTGACAGACTTTTTCTGTAACAGGCCAGATaataagtattttaggctttgtaggcaTTACAGTCTTTGTTGGAACttttcaactctgccattgtatcTTGAAAGCACCCACTGACAATGTACAAAGAAATGAACATGTCTGAgttcacataaaattttatttataaagataGGCAGTGAGTCATATTTGGTCCATGGATGGTAGTTTGCCAAGCCCTGCTTTGGGCTGTTGTTTGGACCAGCCTCTTAACTGGTCTCTCCACCTTCCATTCCCTCACAGGTGGAGGAAAATATCTGTTAAGGAAATGCACATAAGCAAAATGTAGACAGATAAGCACAGAGTGATGGAATGACTGTACCACCAGGATAGGCTTCATCTGTTGCCATTCTCTAACACTCTGCGGGACTACCTTCCTTCCTGTTGACTGACCACTTGACCCTGACTTGGTTAAGTAAATGCCACCTTCAAAGCCTGACTCAGTCTGGCTTCCCACTGCAGGTAGAGTTGGTCACTTCTTACTCTGTGCTGCCACGGCCTATGTTAACTCTAGTGTCCTGGCTCTTATTACGTGATAGCAGGTGTGTTAGCCTCTTGTGGTTTCAAAGAGTAGGAGCCACATTAGTCAAGGTCTCTTGGTTTCAAATGACAAAACAACTCCAGCTTGTTTTGGCAAAAAGGGAAATCAGTTGGCCCGTGGTAAAGGCAGAGGTTGAGCTGGAAACAGGGGCTCAGATATCAGggatgtctgtctctccctcccactccaccccccgtccctgtccctctctctcttcttcatctCTCATCCCTGATTCTTTTGTATATTCTGCTACACTCTCAGGCTGCTTTTCCCCTGAAACCTAGAACCATGGCTGCTGGGAACTCTGCACTCATATTCTCTTCCCTTTGTGACAGTTCCACTTGGAAAAATCTCTGAGGAAGATTGTGATGAGCTTAGCTCAGATCACAGGCTCAGCCCTTGGTCCAGTCCCTGTGTTAGCTTCTGAATTACCATGATTGGTCTGTCTTAGGGTAGTACTGCTCTTGTGTTTGGGGAAGGCTGAATCTGTCAACCACATAAGGGGGAATGGGCTATAGGCAGACAAAATTTTATTCTAGGGAtatttgcagaaattaaaatacttGGGGGAGGATGGCAAACCCAGAGAAAAGGCCTCAGAACTGGATTCTGGAACTGGAAGGATGTTCAGGGACAGCTCTTTTGACTGGACTGTCTCTCCATCTATCTTTCCAATTctgcctcctctgccttctgactCGCCTTGGATATCTCCAGTCCATGAGCTCCAAGAAGAAGGGATTTGACTGATCCTGTTTGGGCAGTATGGAAATTACATTGGAGCCCCTAGAAGGAAGCATTTAGTATAGTACTTTGAGGCTCGGTCTGTTCCACATACATAGGAAGTTAGTACGTGTGTCCCCAGAGCTTATTAAAGACATATctgatacatagtaggtgctcatcaAAGGTTTGTTTTAAATAGACATTGAATATTACATGAAACTTGGGAGTTAGCCTGTGTTCCTGTTACCACCAGGATTTTTGAAAGACATCAGGAGAGTCTGCCCATGTACCAAAAGCCAGAGGGCGCACTTGGTAGAGACTCAAAGTGCTGATGAAATGAATGTTGTGATGTTAACATTAACTGTAATCAGTGGTTATGAATCTACAGGGTGTGCACTTACATACTGTTCTTTCTGAATACCATGACCCCAATTTGAATAGGCACCACTGGGTAGAGAAGAGAATTGAAGTAGCACAAAGCCAACAGGAAAGCTCACATGTGTGTAAGAGGTGAATAAACAAAGAGGTGGGCACAAATAGTATTGCAAAGtttaagttgtgtttttttttaaatagatgatacatttattttattccaatttCAAGAGGAACAACAGATGTAAAGTAAAAAGCTCCCTCCCACCTTAGTCCTGCAGCCATCCCTTTTTCCTCCCCAAGAGTCAACCAAtactatgtttcttttctgaaagcatttcttttcagaaatattttttgcatattaatagtcatttgaaaaaatacatattatctGTGCAATGGCTGTACCTTATTCAGATCGATTATCAGTCTCTGCTTTAACTTTACCTGTGTTCTTGATTACTCTTTTTCCCTGGAGTCAGTGGTCGTTCTAAGCAAGTATCATTACTTTGATTTatgtgattaattaattaattaaaagtccTTAGAGCCAGTCTGCTTGTCTCAGTAACAATACAGCCCCCTTTTTGTTTCCCTAAGCAATCTTAGCCCCATAGGAcatctttccagttcttttttaGATAAACCATCTAGTTGTTTCTACTGGGCCCCTCCTATATGCTAGGCACTATGCTAAACACTTTACTCAGATCATcctatttaatccttaaaatgaGCCAATGAAGTTGGCACCATTGTgatccctgttttacaaatgaaggaacGGAGGCCCACAGAACTTGAATAACTTACCCAGGTTTGCAAGggaagtggcagaactgagatgTGAACCAATGTCTTTCACTCAAGAgcctcaactcttttttttttattattaaagtatagttgatttacaatattgtgttagttttaggtgtacagcaaagtgattcagttatatatatatatttttcagattattttccattgtagtttattacaagatattgagtataatttCCCGTgttgtacagtaaatccttgttgcttatcttttttatgtatagtagtgtatatctgttaatcccatcctcctaatttatccctcctgcaCCCTGGTTGGTAaccattgatttattttctctgtctgtgggtctgtttctaagATATATAGAttcaattctattattttttagattccacatgtaagtgatacggtatttgtctttgacttcacTTCGTATGATATTATCCAAGTCCCTctgtgttgctgtaaatggcagtatttcattctttattatggctgagtaatattacattgtatatattgtattccactgtgtgtgtgtgtgtgtgtgtgtgtatacacaccccATTTTAaaccatttgtctgttgatgggcacttgggttgtttccatgttttggctattgtaaatagtactgctatgaacactggggtgcatgtatcttttcaaattagagttttcatcttttctggatatttatccaggagtggagttgctggatcatatggtagctctgtttttagttttttccatagtggctgcaccaatttacattcctaccaacagaatacgagggttcctttttctccacatcctctccgacatttattatttgtagactttttaatgacagccattctgactggtgtgagttgatacttcattgtggttttgatttgcatctctctaataattagcaacgtTGAACATTTTTTATATGCATcctggccatctatatgtctttggagaaatgtctgtttaggtcttctgcccatttttgattgagatgtttgttttttttttttttttgatattgagttatataaGCTATTTGTGTTTTGGATATCAACCTCTTGtcatcacatcatttgcaaacattttctctcattccctaggttgtcttttcattttgttgatggtttcctttgctgtgcaaaagcttttaagtttgattaggtcccctttgtttatttttgcttctatttcttttgcctttaggaaattgatctaagaaaatattgctatgatttatgttcgagaatgttttgtcttttaggagttttatggtgttgtgtcttacatttaagtctttaaatcattttaagtttatttttgtacatggtgaaAGGGAGTGTTCCagtttcattaatttacatgtagctatccagCTTTCCTAACAGCACttactgaaaagactgtcttttctccattgtatattctttcctcctttgtggtaaattaattgaccgtaggtgtgtgggtttatttctgaagagCTCCAACTCTTGAGTATTACTCTATACTGCAGGCCCCGCCCCACCAAGAATTCAATTTTATGAGAGGAGattaaatgaacattttcctAGGCCAGAGCTAGCAGAGACTGGGTTTCCACCAAGGATTGGGATCTGCACATCCTAGGTTTTTCTTTATCAGGTGAAAATGAGAGGAGAATTATATGCATTGACGTTTCATCCAGGTAAAGGGTAGAATGTAGCAATCCATAAAGATCCTagggctggaaagagaagaaagctctAAATATAAAGAGGATGTCTAACCAGACATATGGGTACCCACAGGATTGTGGAAATTTGTAGCATGAAAGTATCTCTCATGAGAGGCCACCTCAGATATCTTTTGTTAAGGCCTTCTTTGGTTCATTTATTGGATTGTTTCAGCTCCTGAGCTCTACTGCCCTAGAGAATCAGgagtaaaatttttcatttatcctAGAGTTTGGTCTTCTACAACAGTTTTTCCCAGAAAGAGGCCTTGCTTTTCTGAAGGACTTTAGCTCTCTCTCTGAGCTTCTCATAGGGATAATCAAAttaataacatatataatatctGGCTAGATCAGAAAACAAAGCTTGAGGCAAAAGTTTATGTATACTGCTTTACTCCAGAGTGCAAattgttaccaaaggcaagttcatgtgcccagcACACcttgaggccaaacaaactggaACATgagtttggagcaaagaaaggtttattgaagggccaagcaaggaggatggggtggctccCCCGAAGGTTTTCAGCAAAGCAtgtttaaaggccaggtaagggagaggGTCAtagggtacgtgatcagctcatgcacagttctctgattggttgatgttgaggtaacagggaggtcaacactatcaacccctaggtgcCAGAGGTCTGGGGACCAAGTGCTTtcgatcatcaagtagttagTTTCTTCCCttgggtggtggtttttagcatatatctgaaatatacataagatactatgctctgggtacttcagagaggagctacagcagagggtaTGGTTACAAAATCAGTGTGAGggagatttaaaaagagaaaaacttaatGCAAAATAGTGAAGCTTCTCCTTTATTGTCTATAGTTTTGGCCCTGAATTTTGTATTCCAGAAATCCCTAGGTGTGTactactaataatttttaaagcctgGCTTGGGATCTGGGGACAAATGttaggggaggagagggcaagtGAATTATTACTTACGAAAACTTTAAGTGTGGCATCtctcacacattaaaaaaaaaagcccaacacCTTGAGAGTTTATTTTTGATCTTTACAATTAGAATGGAATTGATtcagatatataaagaactaaatTGTAGGCAATTCAGTCTATATAGGCCAACTTTAAAAAGGTAAACCTTCACAGAGAAAACATTgtaacttgaaaatattaataaacccATGACGGAATGTATAAGGtaagaattgtattttaaaatgtatctttggATAAAATcaaaggttaatttttaaatgcgtttgttgaaataatattttattgaaaatactgTTTCTTGAAATATCATGGAAAAATATCTTGTTCTGGCTAATACACACTCTTCAAAGGTGTTTTTCATAACATGGATGAACTGGGGTGTGGCAGGTGGTTTGGGTTAcatgttgttttgctttgttaaaGTGGGAGGAGAAAAGCGGTGTTAGAAACATACACCACGCTCAATTTATGGTTTCTGGGGTCAGCTCTGTAGGAAAGGGGAGCCCTCAACCTGCCATTGGTTGTATTTGGATCTACATCTAGGGTCCAAGTTACGTAAAACCAAAAAGGTAATGGAGAATTAGAGGCTAATTTAATATATCACTTTCCTAACATATAAAATTATTCCTATACTCTTTTTACATAAACTCCAAGGTGaatgggaagaagaggaagggttGATtcctctagaattttttttaaactaatttcatTATCCAGACAAatgatggtttgtttttttttttttcacttaggatggaaataatgctgctaaatacaaaaggaaaatatgtgtTTACTACCATGCCAACAGACtgaatactgcattttttttactagtatttataataataaatttatactaGTGTTTAAAGACTTGTGAAGTAAATAGTTTGGTTTTTGTAGGAATTATCTAGACAAGACAGATGCTGTGAAGGTAAacatataaactattttttaggATGCTTCACTTCTAATTTACCATCAGTTTATATAGTTTTTGAATAATTGGCTTaagtataaaattacattttagcctagataatagaaatgtttatataaaGGCTATGaatgaattatttcaaatactgcaaactaaaataatattgataatactagtttttatttctgcttctatttTAGGCACCAAAATATCAACAGAATGGCAGATTGCCAGTGCTTGATCCAAAGGGTAAATGatttattactgaaaaagaatatatttgacCACCCTTTTGTCCTGAATATTAAGAAGACAGTCTACTGGGATGGTTGAGTGTGGTTGAAAGACTTAGCAATTAAATCCTTTATTATATTGCCTGTCATTCAAACAGTGCCTAAATATTTGCCAGTCAGGAATTTCTATTAAGAATATCATTATTGGTAAAAtactgagttgatttttttttcttctctttcagaaaaAGTGGTGATTGAACCAAATGAGGCAATATCAGAGTAAGATGTCTCTGGCTGTGCATCTGATCTATCACATGCCTTTCAAGCAATTAGAACTAGATAATGCAATCATTTGTCACCCAATTAAATTTGAAAGGCCAGAAATGCATGGATTAGCACTGAGCTTTTGCTTCAGTCAAAGCAATTGTTACTTAGATAAAAGGAcatctaaaatgaaaaaggaatttttataaaAGTGTAGAGGTGTGGATAATATTcaaatctgcttttaaaatccttaaacATCAAGTATTCTGTATTTtacttatataattttcattGCTTATTCCTATTTCCCTTTGATACTTGCTCATTTCTttgagaatataattttaaatgaatatttacctTAAAATCAAACAGATTCTTAATTTACTATGAGAAGAACCATTACTATCAAGTAAGGAAAATAATCACACCAACTAGTTGAACAGATTGGTGTTAAAAAGAATTATAGTCCATTTTTAATTTGATAGCTAAATATTAACTACCTGCTTTGTTCAAGGCACTGATTCTGATAATTTATGAAAGCCTTTCCTGATATGATCATCTCCAACCCCCTGAAAAAAAACTTCAATTATTTATTCCATGAAAAATTACACTTTGAAAAGTTGATCGTAAAAATATATTCATGGGGATCAACTATTGACAGATTGGTAGGTGCCATTCTGGTGGGATTCTATTCAAATTGATACTGTTTTGACTTATTCTGAATATTATTGGCTAGGGAACATTCTACCTTATGcagcatatattttaattttcatattgtcaagggtaaaaattaaagttatgGCCCACCTTGGCTTTTGTTGTaaattgtatattaaatatatatttttatgttaaagagAAAGTAATGTATTACAGATCAGTGATGGAGAATCTGTGTTTATTACAGATTAAATGATATAGACAACCAGAAAAAATTTAATGCCCCATTAAGTATATTAATCTAGAtgtaattatgtattatatatccTATTACATggttgaaaacatttaaattaaaagtctaaGAAAATTTTAGTAGTCTTTGAGGGAAATATGATATAactttcaataataataatgggaGTTAGTAGTcgttaatgaaaataaattactgttGTGTCTGTGAACCCCAGTGTTCTAGACTGTGATGAGCACTGCTGGAATTGGAGCAAGGGGGAATCCACATCCTGAGGATAAACCAGATGCAGTCTGGGCCAGAATAGGAAAGCAGACTGGCTCCTTGTTCTCTTGACCTCATTAATAATTGTATCTGCTTATCAGACTACTTTTTGCAAGGGCAGCATGATCATGTTCCCGCCACGTTACTGGCAGAGAAGAGTTTGAGTTTGGTTGGGTTTGGTTGTTTGGAGTGGGGGAGCTGGAGGGGTGGGTAGGGAGCCAATAAACTTCATAGGTGTGTGACTTTGTCACCTCAGGTACCTCACCCAGACTTGAAGGTAAACAGAGCcaatcctggggaaaaaaaaaaagattaaataggaaaacagaaaatcacgGGGGGAACTTTACTTGGGGAACAGTGTGATTAACCTGCAAAGCTGATGTATTTTCTCTATGTAACTTACATTCCACTCTCCACCTGCCTTCTGGCTCCACAGTGTGACTGGCAAGTGAAATTTCCTACCAGGTCCTGGCCAGGTTAGGGTGGGGAAAACGAGAAGTTTTCTTTCCCCACAAGTTCTTTGCCTTAATCTTCTGATTGGTTCTTCATTCTAATCTGCGTCACAAGGACTATGTGGACTTTATAAACTAGGAGTTCAAACTTCCCTGCACACAAAGCCCAaatctctcatttccttttttcctcctggatCCCATCAAAGAGTTTATCTACCCAACAGATTGCACTTAATTAGCAAACTATTTTCAACAGTAAAAGTAGCATATGTCTTTAATGCTGGACAAAGTTTTCTAGGTCTTAGACCTTTGATCTGTTGGTTTTTTGGTCAAGCTTTCAAGTACACTTAAAGATGGGAGGGGAAAATTGCTAAAGCAAACCCACAGCACTCAACCCTTTGAGGTTGAAAACCTACATCTAAAGGTTATTCCATAATCATATGTTTTATGTCTTCTAAAATGTATGAcatgttattttttattcccatttttatacTTTAAGTAAATGCCTCTTTAGACGCAGACCAAGATTGGCAAGCAAACTTTCTATGTCACCAACACAGGTCTCTCTAACTGTATCTAAGACAGCCTcaaaaaagtaagttttaattaattttgtttcaggCTTATGTTTGATAAATAtaaatcatttgaaaacaaagtttaaaatataaacttcttttaaaaattattaactcCAATAGAAGTTTGGGGACATTTCATAAACATGTCCAATGTGTTCAACAtactaagaaataattttttaatatatattttatttatttgttgttgtatTATCTAATTATTCTAttttggtggaggtggggggtaattagatttatttatttttagaggaggtactggggattgaagtcATGatctcgggcatgctaagcatgcgctctaccacttgagctatcccctccccaacTAAGAAATAATTCCAAAGTCTAGGTTATCTGCTCTCTAGCATAAATATGTTCCAGTGGGATATCTAACTTGACTGACTCTCTAACCTTAGTAGATACTAAATTAAATGCCTTTCATCTTCAAAGTAAAAATTTGAATCTTTCCTcaattaaaactgtatttaaagaaaacagatcttTTAGAGTCTACTGgttatctgtttttcttaaatggtTAGAGGTACTGTTACCATAAATAATGTCACATTCTCAAGTGAAGTCATCAGTTGAAGAGGAGATTGGAGTTTGGGCCTCTACTACTTTGAAACTATATACAAGAAAAGACTGTCAGAAAGTGAGCAGAAAAGGATTTCATATTTTACTGTTAAAATGATGATTTTGTCACTTtctcatatgtatttttatggcATATTCACTGCTTCCAAATAGTAATATCCTATCTGTCTTCAGGCCGTTGAGTATGTTGTGTCATTAAGATTATTaaaggtattttaaattattcacatACCAAGAACTAGACTAGCTAAATTTCCCTCCTTAGAGATATAACTTAGTGAATATATAATTACCATATTTCGTAGATTCTGAAGCACAcacattttgtttgtattttaacatCTCTTACAATTGATGGGATCTTagagctttttctttcttaaatatcttGTAAGTATGTCTTGTAATAAGTCAGTATGTCTTGTAATGTGGTATCTTTgcatggacttagagattattatactaagtgaactaagttaggcagagaaagacaaatatatgatatgatttatatgtggagtctaaaaaaataatacaaaggaacttatttataaaacagaaatagactcacagacatagaaaacaaacttatggttaccaaaggtgaaagggttgggggagggagaaattaggagtttgggattaacagatacagactaccatgtataaaatagataaataacaaggatttgctgtatagcgcagggaacaatattcaatatcttataataacctataatggaaaagaatatgaaaagtatatatgtgtgtgtgtgtgtgtgtgtgtgtgtgtgtatgtatgtagaactgaatcactttgctattgctatacactagaaactaacacaatattgtaaattaactatagttcaattttttaaaaagagagaaacaaatagaTGGTAACTTAGATTCAATGAAATACTGTAATTTGTGGCCGGGGTTGGGGGATGGTGGGAAAGGCAGTAAAGTCTCCTATATAGATTAGGTATTAGAGCATATGAATTCTAGTAATCACTGTGGTGACCTTTGGCTTAATAGGACTCCCACCATGCTAGAAATTGAGTACTAAAATGACTTCTCAACTTTTCATATGTGGGGTTTCTTCTCGGATTCTTTCTTTCACAATTAGAAAATCGGGGAGGGTAGAGGCAGAACAAATGCAAATCATCTTTGCTGTGCATTTTTCATTACCAGAGAGGGATTTTGCTTTAGCAGCACATACTGGGGAAGTGAAGATTCCATTCCCTCtcatagtattaaaaatataacaagcTGTTCAGCGTATTTGCTAACTCACTGTACAAAACCACTAATTTAACTACTAATGTTCTAGATTCACATTTCAATGGACATAAAACATAGTCATCAtaactttgggggaaaatatacTTTACGTCTTTTTATATCTTTCCATGCAAActagaaattgaattttttaaactcagtAAAGGAGACACAGTAAAAGAATATTAAGATGAACTTGAGGTTCTTTTTCCACCAGGGTGGATGCCTGTCTTTGTAAAAAGAGTGGACCACACAAGAATCCTCTGTGTCAATGCATTATCTATTGATGTGAGAATTCAGGCTTAAAGGCTAAAAGGGAAAATTAACccatttaaattttagccattcaaCGAAAAAGCAGGCTGCTTTATAATACGTCCAGGGATTAGTATTAGGGTTGGACTCTCCCAATAAACCTAGCATTTCGTAATGGTAAGAACTGACTTacagacttaaagaaaaaaaacccagaaggcATGTAttccttaaataattttattccgTCATATCACAATGATGTGCCAGAGATATTCATATAATAGATCGCTTAAATGCTCTATGTTAACTCTGAAAAGATTCTAAAATCATTACGCAGTGACAAATGCCTagtagaaatagaattttaatcattagtaaaaattatttttaatgcttctcCACAAAGATAATtgcattttagttatttattgtTGGTGTATTATATTGTGTTTATATtaaatgtatgtttgtgtatgaaTCCATATAAAACCTTAAACATAATTGTGACTTAGAAAAGTATTTTTCCACTCTAACATTTAGGAAGGGCATCTCTtcaagaaatattgaaaataaagtcTCTTTAAAGAATGCTGAAAACAGAGTATCTTCAAAGAGGATTGAAAATAAAGCTATAGAAACAAATCTACAGTCTAAGCTATGGTCATCTTCCTTcgtaaaagaaaacacaggtaaTAACATgctgaaataatttgttttatttaagtaaCTGTAGCTTCTAATTCAGCCCTCCTGCTCTAGGACCTTTGAGCTATTGACAGCTTATAGGTCTGGGATAAGTCATGGGAATGAGGAATTTTTCAACCTCGTATACCAGATGATTCCAATACTCAGGTGGGAATCCATGGGTATACATTACATAAAATGATAAGGATAGgtactagatttttaaaaaaattctcccttttttaattcaagtctaagtttacagtgttgtgttaattgctggtgtacagcataatgtttcagtcatacatatacatacatttcagAATGAATTGAAATACCTGTGAAAGCATTAACGAATTCTATTTATTCAACATGgtttactgagtgccaggcacttgTTTAGAAGCTGTGGATACAATAGTTAGTAAATTGGCAGTGTTCTTCCCCTTATGAAGTTCAGAAGATAGCCaactattaaataataatgataaacaaTCACAAACAAGCAAGACAATGACAGGTTGGGATGGGTGCTGTAATGTAAATAAACAGCCCCTAGGAAGGGAAGACACCTTAGATCTAGGAATCAGGAAAGCTATCTTATGATCCTGAGTGTTTGTTAATTGAATGAGTCCCTGTGACATCACATAAAGTTCTTAATCCCCTATTATGACCATCCCTGGTGATGTCATTGTGATAAGTCGGTGAACAGGCTGGGTGCACATT
The genomic region above belongs to Camelus ferus isolate YT-003-E chromosome 5, BCGSAC_Cfer_1.0, whole genome shotgun sequence and contains:
- the LOC106730172 gene encoding glutamate-rich protein 2-like, with amino-acid sequence MVGVRGGFGLWRPTAAEAAREKAPKYQQNGRLPVLDPKEKVVIEPNEAISDKCLFRRRPRLASKLSMSPTQVSLTVSKTASKKKGISSRNIENKVSLKNAENRVSSKRIENKAIETNLQSKLWSSSFVKENTALGEMNKDVIIAERKEKNGYCPQEIDDIQLSESTDDDDEDDTVDEDNEEDGNTNKDTHAPLELMTEGRGERSFWN